The Setaria italica strain Yugu1 chromosome VIII, Setaria_italica_v2.0, whole genome shotgun sequence genome includes the window atTCGGGCTAGCTCGAGCCCACCCATTTTTTTGACGCGAAAATCAGCCCCACGCTCGGCCCTAAATGAGTGTCGGGCTAGGCTTAGCCTGTCGGGCTCGGGTCAGGTCGGTCTGGGCCTATTTTGCTAAGGTCTAAGTACAAATATTTTAGAAAGACCGATTAAATGTGATTTTTATGCTATAGTGTTTAGTGGCACATGATTTTCTATgttttttataattttataaATGTAATTAAAACTTGAAAtaaattttgaatttatttAGAACACCACCTCTTCATGAATTCCCAATGTTTCTCTGCACTTCAAAACATGAGCAAAGCCAGTGTTTGGTTTGGGGTCAGTAGTTCCTCAGTCACAGAGCATACGGTATCTAAGATTTGTACTGAGACAAACTTCTTTGGCTATGactaaatttgtagaaaaatacATAAACATTTACAACATCAACTAATTTTCCTAGATAAgccatgaaatatattttcatagcgcATTTATTTGATGTTGTAGATTGATATAGTACATGTTAATATACTTTATTTTTACAAACTCGGTTAATGTTACAAAAGTTTGGCTTAAGACAAAACTAAAACGATTTATGAATGGATGGAGTATATTGTCAATAAACCAAACGCTCATACTTGAAAAATCATTTTCCTTAATGAATATGTTGTCACTTCCTGTATTCAGTATTTCAGTctaaagaagaagagagttaAAACAAGCGCACATACAAGGATGCAACAGAGATCGGTGAGAAGAAAGTGCACAATAAATCAACTAAATTCAGTCTGGTTTCCTCTGGTGCTGATGGGCACCATTCTGGATTTTTCCAGAAACCTGCggaacaaaaagaaaatgtaaGCACAACAATGGATACTGATGGATTACCATCACAATGGGCATGCGTGATCGATAGGTAAGTACCTCTCGGTCAGTTGAGAGCATCTTATGCTTATTCTCCATCTGAATTCTAAGGGCGGGACAGTTGGGATGGAGATCAGCTGCATGTGCCAATGCTGCCTTCgcttcctccacctccgcagCAGTAGCGTCCTCACACTGGATCGTAGCAGTAACCCTCTGGAGCGAAGTACCAGCAACATTTTCAAAGCCAAGCAGATTCTCAAAGCCAGGCTGAATAATGTCCATATCTTTTATGAACCGCACATAAACAGAAAACACAAGGGATTCAAGGCTTGGCATCATGATGGAATGTGCTATGGTTGCATCGTCGTCGCTTTCGCAGCCGTGTGAATCAAACTGGACAAACGAAAAGGGAGTGTGAAAGAATCTCAACTTCCGGAAGTAGCGGTGCAGATCACCAGTGGTCTTCCTTATGCTTAATAGTCTGGTGTGATCTGAACTCAGTTTGAGATAACAGAGCTCTGGTAGCCTCCCAAGGGTTTCCATGTCCTGTTCTTGCACCAAATTCACTGTCACATCCAGATGGGTGAGGTTCAAAACAAGTGTCGAGTCCATCCATACCGGTAGTGCAGAGAACTTGAAGCATTCCAAACACATCTGTCCAAGGCACCGAGGAGGAGCCACAAAACATACTTCTTCACTTGTGATGCCTCTCGCCAATGCTGAGCCAAAAACAAATAAGGTGCGGATCTTGTGGAGATTTGCAAGCGATTCCAGCAAATCTCTCTCCATGCTCTCATCGCTTACATGAATGGTACACCGGAGCGTCCTTAGTTCTCTCAACTCGCCCAGGTCCTTGATGAGCTGCCTTGTTGACGCATCATCAGCCGGCCATATCTTCAGCTCTTGCAACAAAGTAAGGTTCCCGATCAAACCAGACGGCACTGTTATACTGTCATTGACACGTAGGCACAACAGTTGTTTCAACAGGCCCACACCCTCCGGCAGCTGTTGCATTCCGGTACCTGACAAATTCAGTGTTTGTAGAAACTTGAGGTCTCCAACTTCCTTGGGGAGCTCATCAATTTGTGTATCCAAAATTCCAAGATACCTCAGGTGACGTAAACTCCCTAAGTGCCGTAATCTATGTTTTCCCCAAGCTTCCCCAACACTGCAATCTTCTATAGTTAAAACACGTAGAACTCGGAAACATGATGTTACCACATTAATATTCGTCGCACTAAACGACCTCACTTTCTCCAAACCCATATATGTTAACCAGCTGAGTGCGGTTGTGCTCTCTTCAACACTCCTACCGTGCACGGCAAATCTGCGAGTATTGCTACCGCCTATGAGTTTTTGTTGGTCATTGCTGTCCAATATAGTGGTGAACTTTTCTTCACTCGATAGTGCACGGACCAGATCAAGCACCATATCATGAACACGACAACCATATACATACCCGTTATCCTCTCTCTCCATCGGTTGGATCATGCTTCTATTTATTAGCTCGTTGAAGTACCCTTCCCCGAGCTCAAATAGTTCTATCTCTGTTGTTGCTTGTTCATTCTGAATAAAACCTTCAGCTATCCACTTCCATATCAAAAGATTTTTCTCGATCCCATATTCTTCCCGAAATAAACTTACATACAGCAAGCAAGGCTTTAGATATGAAGGGAGGTCATAGTAGCTAAATGACAATATTCTTCTAGTATTCTCAACAATGTCATTGCCTCTGTCACCAAAACCTATAGAATTGTACACCTTAGCCCAGTCCTCCCCTGATTTACTTGCCAATAAGCTAGCTATTGTAATGATAGCTAATGGCACACCACCACATTTCTTCAAAATTTTATCACATGCCTCAGTTGAAAGACTGTCTAGAAATCTGTCTTCACCACCAGTTATTCTAGAATATAGTAATATTTCAGAGTCATCGCGAGAAAGTGGTTGCATCTTGTAAATATCACCAATATGTGTAGCGACTTCAAAAATACGAGTAGTCACCACTACTCTACTTCGACAATTACTATGTTGCAAAGCACATCGGATCAATTCCCATGATTTCTTATCCCATATGTCATCAATAACAAACAAACACCTAGGCGTCCACATGACAGTACAAGGACACAAACATAAGTTAGTAACCGCACCAAAGTGGCAAGAATGCAAAGCATGAATGACACCAAGTTGTCAACCATTTGTAAGAACACACGAAAATGGCACTGTAAATCAACAGCTTGTAGAAATCTAGTCCAGATAAATTAAATATATATCATAAAGTCGAACATTGTATAGAAATTCGTTCAAACAATGTTTGATGGAAGAAACTCTTAAAAAATCATACTCTGTAATAACTTAGAAAACATATGCAGCACATAATCCATAATCTATCAAATAAAAGGTACATTAATTCATAACTATAATAGATAACGATCATATTTCAATGTTCTTGTACAGTCAGGCAACTCTGATGCCTCAGTTAAGTTCCTTTAGATGCATCTTGCTTTATAACCTAGTTTCATTCTCAATGTTTATGGCATTTTGAAAATATATACGGGTTTGTGCTAGGTTATAAAGCTTTAGATATAATTGTAGCATCTTTGGGTTAACTTCTCTACACGAAAGGGAATAGCACTACTATCGGTTGCAATCAACAGGTTGTGACATGCTATAGCTATATATAAGCGTGTATCCTCATGCTCACACAAATCCTATCCTCCGAATGCAACATTTGAAGGCAGGGTCTTACATGTTCAGGTACTAAAACAAAAATCTCATGCTGATGAGTAGGTTCTCATACCTCTTGTTGTGGATGAATTTCCTTAGTTCATTGATGAGCTGCCTTTCATCCAATATCATCACATTTGGATTCACGTAGTCAAAATCAATGAGAATATCCCTTAAGACTTTCTTCATGTCAGGATCCCggccaaccggaacaaaagccCCACAATCAAATGCCGGTTTGTGTTTGTCATAGACTGCTTTGGAAAGAGTTGTCTTGCCAAGTCCTCCGAATCCAACTATAGAGACAATCTTCATCGCCTCATCGGACGCATGAACACCATCCCCAAGGGACAATATCTTTACGAGCTTTTCGCTCTGCTTCTCAATACCAACAAGCTCTGCCGTCTTCTTGTATAGCGCCTGCATGCGAGGATCAATGGTAGCAGGACTTGCAAGCTTGGCGATAACGTTGTCGACCGTGTACCTGTCACGCCTTGCAGCCACCTCCTCGACTCTCTTGTTCATGTCCCGGATAGCTCCAGCAATCTTGCGTTGATGCTTGCACTTCTTGAAGATCTTTGCCATCTTCTTCCGGAGACGCCTGAGCATGCGTGCATCAACATGCTCAGGACCGTCGTCGATGCGCACAAAGAAAGTGTCGACAATGTCCTCCATGTCGTAGGACAGCTCCCTGACATCGTGCGCCCAGAGCTTGACCAGCTCCTCGAGCTGGTCCGGATGCACCTCGCCGACCTTGCGGAGGACGGCATGGATGCTCTCCAGCTCCCGTGAGAGAgacttgatcttcttccttacACCCTCGTGGAAGCCGTACTCCTCCTTGAGCAGCTCAACCAGCTTGGGGAGAAGGCTCCCTATCGCCCCCGTCCCCAACTCCATTGCTCGCGCTCAACCAGCTAGTTTGATTGATGATGGGTCACTCGGGCAGGACCTAACGTGATGACTTTGGCAGGGCTTCTTGAGCCGCTTCTCCACCAGCTTCTCGCGAAGCCGTACCGAACGGGGGAACACGAAACGGCTTCACCGGAGAAGCCCCGCAATTCCCGCTGAAAGGAGCCAGTTgagggaggagaagcccaaAAAACTGGCTCCCCGCGGCTTCATCCCCTTTGTGGGGCCAAAATCCCCACCATGCCCCTTGGCGCGGGGCGGGGAGGACGCCGTCGCCCTGGTGCGGGGAGGCCGGAGGGCGGCGATGCCGCGGACGCCGGGGCCCGGAGCCCAGAGGGCCGCGACGGCGCATGCGatacagatgagaagaagcgggatcgCGGGCGGGGATggcgggaggcgggggcgggccGGCGGGGATGGCGGAACGCGggggctggccggcggcgggagggtggggctagccggcggcgggaggcgggggcggcccggcggcgggaGGTAGCGGCGGGAGTTAAGAGGTCGAGCGACCCGCAGAGGAAGGGAAAGAAGACCGGTAGGAGGataaggaagagagaaggggaggcgagaaaaataaaggaaattTTTAGGTAGTAAAAATAATTaggataaaaaagaaaaaggtactATAGATATTTTATCTTATCTTTCCGCTTTAACCTGCTTGGAGAAGCTAGGGAAAAATAATACTTCACCGACTGCAGCCATTTCAACCACAGCCGCAGCTCTGCCAAACGAACCTGTATCACTTCTTTATTTTCTGTATTGGTCGAGAAACAAGTCAGCGAAGCATCGAGCAACGCGCCCGTGTGAAGGTACAATAATTTGTGGCTGCATTATTGTTGGCCGTCAGTCAAGAGTCAACTTTGTGGCCATGCAACTTTATCACTTAGGGCgcgtttggtttcctttgcttatttttaagcaagtgtcacatcaatgtttagatactaattaggagtattaaacgtaggctatttgcaaaacccattacataagtggaggctaaacagcgagatgaacctattaagcctaattaatccatcattagcaaaggtttactgtagcaacacattgtcaaatcatggactaattaggcttaatagattcgtctcgccgtttagcctccacttatgtaatggattttgtaaatagtctacgtttaatacttctaattagtatctaaacgttcgatgtgacgggtgcttcaAAATAAGCAAACCAACCAAACCAGACCTAAGAGTGCACTTTTGGACTTTCGCTGCACACAGTGACCTTCCACACGGTCACGCGTGCCTGGGCAATAGCTTTCATCGGGACTTTGGCATAGTGAGAGTAAGTTTTGGTCTTCGGCTCTCTTTCTTCGGGACTTGTCTGGTGCGCAAGAAATTTCACTAAGAAGGAAGCAGAATTGCAAATAACCGTAGCTTGGCTTGTATATATCGGTGATGCATGACCTCGAGAGCCAGGCTTCCTACATACACGAgctttttgtttggttgctgTCGTGCATACAGCTAGGCCAGCAGGAGAATCTGTTCGGTTGCCAGTTGTGCCAACGCCCAGTAGCTTTTCGCTTGCATACGCATGCTCATCCGACCACTCGCCTGCGCACCGCGCCATCCAGGTCATGGGGAAACGGAAAAAAAATCGTATTCTGGGAGCCATACTCGGAGGCGTCACTGTGCACGAACGCTGAAAGTCtagctttttttcttctttgcttcGTTTCTCTCCTTGCTCAGATATAGCAAATATATGACCCTGAGCGTGCCTGACTCGTGCCAACCACTACTAAAGAAAGCACTCTCCATCCATCACAATCCATCACATATATATCAGTACACGTTAGATCCAGTGCTAATgctaaccgatactaaaggttaCTCCACGGGTGAATTCGAAAATGATCAATAATTTTAGTCTCAGTTCGTAGTAGCAGGTGCAACATCCAATACCGAAGAGTAGTGTTTCCTGATGGATATTATTAAATGTGCTTTTCTCAACCACTTGTGCTAGCGGCGCAGGCTGGATCCTGCAGTCAAATATGGAATGGACTCTTAACTATATAAGCATAATATACTATATTACCCACAGATTATGCACAATTATAAGTTGTGCCAAATCAAACATGGACCTTAGCCATGAACCATTGGAAATCATATGATACGTTCCTCTATTCCCAAGTATTACTTTAACAATTAAAGGTCTCAAAGTAGCATGTGCAAACGACATTGGGGACCAAGGCCAGGCTTGCAGTAGTGTCGGAGTATATCTGAAGGTAACCTGAAAGATGTCCAGTAGTGCATGTATATGCGGCTTGACCAGCAAGGTGTGCAGAGCAGACTATATATAAGTATACGTTGTGGGTTCGCCCAACACATGCAGGAATTAGTGGACAAATACCAGTAACAGTGTGTGCAGAGATGGCACAACAGCATCACGAGATCACAGAGCATTCCCCCAGGGACGTCGTGGTGCTCGGTGCCAGTAATGGCGCCAACAGTGGTGCCCATCTCGCTGATGAAAAGGATTTTAAGGTACAACAGTCAGATATGTCCACGCCCTTGTAGAGGTTAACTATATATACTATCCGTAATActtctccctccatcccaaattactattcgttctgacttttctagataaataatttttattatgtatctaaatatagaatatatctagatgtatatcaAAAtgttatgtacctagaaaagtcaaaacgaatagtaatttgggatcgAGAAATAACTTGTTTCCTTTGGTGCCGTACCGTTCGCAGAATATGAGGCTGGCCATAGGCACACTGGAAAAGACCATCTTCCAAATCTCCCTAAGCGACGACCTCACCAACACCAGACACATTGACATCCGCCTCAAGCGGAATAACATCCGTGGCCAGGGGCAAGCAAAGGAGACGGCAAAAGGTGACGATGATCGCGCGATGGCAATGGCAGGTCGGGATGAAGAACAACCACCGGAACTACGACAtgccgctccgcctcctcaagctCGGCTGAAGATTACAGTCGcagctgaggaggaggatgctgccACAGCCAATAATGACCAGAACCAGGAATACCTGAACGACATGCGCGGATGGTTCCTCACGGTGGCCACGCTCTTCGTCAACATGGCGTTCGACTCGATGCTGCACCCACCTGACTGGATGAAGACGGAGTGGTACGAGAAAGGGTGGTTTCGGACGCGCCATGCCGCCATTGTTAATCCTTCTCATGCTGCTGCCGCGGCGGTGGCTCCGAGTCCTCAGCCAGCTACCGCCTCGGCGTCGCAAGCCTTCAGGGCATATTTTTACTTGACCTCCAACTCGTTAACATTTGCAATGGCGCTGGCCCTTGTGCTGATGTGCCTGGACCGGCGGCAGGAATCCTCCAGTTGGGGAACCTTTAACATCATGAAAAGGATGGTGACGGGAGTCTCTCTGTTCCTTGCATTGACCTTCGCCATGGGTACCTCCAACAATTGGAAGGTTACAGGGATTGCGTGCGTTTGCCTCGTGGTGTATACCTACCTTGCTTTTTCGTACTTTTTCGTAATGGTGAGGAAACTCAAGACCGAGCCAAGCAACCAGAGAAGAAATTGAAGATGATGCCGCAAGAGTCCCCTTCTGCTGTTCCTGTACCAGCAGCTTCAGTTTGACCCGGCCTCAATTAAGGAGCTTCTCTCATCAGCTACGTTCTTCATCATGGTGTGT containing:
- the LOC101766051 gene encoding uncharacterized protein LOC101766051, with translation MAQQHHEITEHSPRDVVVLGASNGANSGAHLADEKDFKNMRLAIGTLEKTIFQISLSDDLTNTRHIDIRLKRNNIRGQGQAKETAKGDDDRAMAMAGRDEEQPPELRHAAPPPQARLKITVAAEEEDAATANNDQNQEYLNDMRGWFLTVATLFVNMAFDSMLHPPDWMKTEWYEKGWFRTRHAAIVNPSHAAAAAVAPSPQPATASASQAFRAYFYLTSNSLTFAMALALVLMCLDRRQESSSWGTFNIMKRMVTGVSLFLALTFAMGTSNNWKVTGIACVCLVVYTYLAFSYFFVMVRKLKTEPSNQRRN
- the LOC101765369 gene encoding putative disease resistance protein At1g50180 — protein: MELGTGAIGSLLPKLVELLKEEYGFHEGVRKKIKSLSRELESIHAVLRKVGEVHPDQLEELVKLWAHDVRELSYDMEDIVDTFFVRIDDGPEHVDARMLRRLRKKMAKIFKKCKHQRKIAGAIRDMNKRVEEVAARRDRYTVDNVIAKLASPATIDPRMQALYKKTAELVGIEKQSEKLVKILSLGDGVHASDEAMKIVSIVGFGGLGKTTLSKAVYDKHKPAFDCGAFVPVGRDPDMKKVLRDILIDFDYVNPNVMILDERQLINELRKFIHNKRCLFVIDDIWDKKSWELIRCALQHSNCRSRVVVTTRIFEVATHIGDIYKMQPLSRDDSEILLYSRITGGEDRFLDSLSTEACDKILKKCGGVPLAIITIASLLASKSGEDWAKVYNSIGFGDRGNDIVENTRRILSFSYYDLPSYLKPCLLYVSLFREEYGIEKNLLIWKWIAEGFIQNEQATTEIELFELGEGYFNELINRSMIQPMEREDNGYVYGCRVHDMVLDLVRALSSEEKFTTILDSNDQQKLIGGSNTRRFAVHGRSVEESTTALSWLTYMGLEKVRSFSATNINVVTSCFRVLRVLTIEDCSVGEAWGKHRLRHLGSLRHLRYLGILDTQIDELPKEVGDLKFLQTLNLSGTGMQQLPEGVGLLKQLLCLRVNDSITVPSGLIGNLTLLQELKIWPADDASTRQLIKDLGELRELRTLRCTIHVSDESMERDLLESLANLHKIRTLFVFGSALARGITSEEVCFVAPPRCLGQMCLECFKFSALPVWMDSTLVLNLTHLDVTVNLVQEQDMETLGRLPELCYLKLSSDHTRLLSIRKTTGDLHRYFRKLRFFHTPFSFVQFDSHGCESDDDATIAHSIMMPSLESLVFSVYVRFIKDMDIIQPGFENLLGFENVAGTSLQRVTATIQCEDATAAEVEEAKAALAHAADLHPNCPALRIQMENKHKMLSTDREVSGKIQNGAHQHQRKPD